One genomic region from Bacillus aquiflavi encodes:
- a CDS encoding sigma 54-interacting transcriptional regulator, with product MIVKEVMARTSLKFYENDLIEEVAKSLVKQSLKGGLVYNHFDSLIGVFTETEILFGLQSRQTRLKEILLPSFKMIEETAKINEVDFGLNCMNPVMNREGVIVGYITKEQYLEAYAKNTQIQLKHLDAIFNSTHNGILSIDATGNITSINPPAEKMAKTTKEKAIGEFLTDVVLPAGLLEVVRTGKGHTEKYRAGKRTYITNRSPIIDENKVIGAVGVFQDISDIEFISNELETVKQIVNELDTIINTSNDGICIMNNQYNIIKMNKKFSRIFQLTNKDNYHLSDISGNIEQFIHGVIKSRKASSILKKNMIISATPILDHKKNVNRVVINVKDMTEMESLRDELAKTKKILSSLNHQNESGFIYCSPTMKNLIKTVHQVANVDVTVLLTGESGVGKGEIANLIWRSSQRKDQPFVKVNCGAIPESLIESELFGYEPGAFTGASRKGKKGFFEQSDGGTIFLDEIGEIPQHLQVKLLRVLQEMEITRIGAEKSKKIDTRIIAATNKDLEKLVIEGIFREDLFYRLNVIPIKVPSLRRRKEDIPILIDYYLKKFSVKYNKNVDFSNDAIKAFMNHDWPGNVRELVNMIERIFVTTTSSVVQYDDLVQLLNLEPDLSISEFVTVNQIFPLKAAVEELEKQLIAKALQKEKTYRKAAKLLEVNASTIVRKIQKYEKGN from the coding sequence ATGATAGTTAAGGAAGTTATGGCGAGGACTTCTTTAAAGTTTTATGAAAATGACTTAATTGAGGAAGTGGCAAAGTCTTTAGTAAAACAAAGTCTTAAAGGGGGATTGGTATATAACCATTTTGACAGTCTAATCGGAGTATTTACGGAAACTGAAATTTTATTCGGGTTACAAAGTAGACAAACACGTTTAAAAGAAATATTGTTGCCTTCATTCAAAATGATAGAAGAAACAGCAAAAATAAATGAAGTAGATTTTGGACTAAATTGTATGAATCCAGTAATGAATCGTGAAGGAGTCATTGTTGGATATATAACAAAAGAACAATATCTTGAAGCATACGCAAAAAATACACAAATTCAATTAAAACATTTAGATGCCATTTTTAACTCTACTCATAACGGGATTTTGTCGATCGATGCGACAGGTAACATAACTTCAATAAATCCTCCAGCGGAAAAAATGGCTAAAACGACAAAAGAGAAAGCAATTGGTGAATTTTTAACTGACGTGGTTCTTCCAGCGGGATTATTAGAAGTAGTTAGAACAGGAAAAGGTCACACAGAAAAATATCGTGCGGGAAAACGGACTTATATTACGAACAGATCACCAATTATAGATGAAAACAAAGTAATCGGCGCAGTAGGTGTTTTTCAAGACATATCTGATATTGAATTTATATCTAACGAATTAGAAACAGTAAAACAAATTGTGAATGAGCTAGATACGATTATTAATACATCAAATGACGGAATTTGTATTATGAATAATCAGTATAACATCATTAAAATGAATAAAAAATTTTCGCGAATTTTTCAATTAACGAATAAAGATAATTACCATCTATCCGATATATCAGGTAACATAGAACAGTTTATTCACGGTGTCATAAAAAGCAGAAAAGCTAGTTCTATCCTTAAAAAGAATATGATCATTTCGGCAACTCCAATCTTAGATCACAAAAAAAATGTAAATAGAGTCGTCATTAACGTTAAAGATATGACTGAAATGGAAAGTTTACGTGATGAGCTAGCCAAGACGAAGAAAATATTGAGTTCTTTAAATCATCAAAATGAAAGCGGTTTTATTTATTGTTCACCTACTATGAAAAATTTAATTAAAACCGTGCATCAAGTGGCAAATGTTGATGTTACAGTGCTGTTAACTGGTGAGTCAGGCGTGGGAAAGGGGGAAATTGCTAATTTAATCTGGAGATCTAGTCAAAGAAAAGACCAACCGTTTGTTAAAGTGAACTGCGGAGCAATTCCAGAGTCATTAATTGAATCCGAATTATTTGGATACGAACCAGGTGCTTTTACGGGGGCATCTAGGAAAGGAAAAAAAGGTTTCTTTGAACAATCTGATGGGGGAACGATCTTTCTAGATGAAATAGGAGAAATCCCACAACATTTACAAGTGAAGCTGTTGAGAGTTCTTCAAGAAATGGAGATTACAAGAATTGGCGCTGAAAAATCTAAAAAAATTGATACTCGTATTATTGCAGCTACAAATAAAGACTTAGAAAAGCTAGTAATTGAAGGGATTTTTAGAGAGGATTTATTTTACCGTTTAAATGTCATACCAATTAAAGTACCTTCATTACGAAGAAGAAAAGAAGATATACCTATATTGATTGATTATTACTTGAAAAAATTCTCTGTAAAATACAATAAAAATGTAGATTTTTCAAATGACGCAATTAAAGCGTTTATGAATCATGATTGGCCTGGTAATGTAAGGGAGTTAGTCAACATGATTGAAAGGATTTTTGTCACGACGACATCATCTGTTGTGCAATATGATGATCTCGTACAACTTTTAAACTTAGAACCAGATCTTTCAATATCAGAGTTTGTTACTGTAAATCAAATTTTTCCTTTAAAGGCTGCTGTAGAAGAGTTGGAAAAACAACTTATTGCAAAAGCGCTACAAAAAGAAAAAACATATCGTAAAGCAGCCAAATTATTAGAAGTAAATGCATCTACTATAGTAAGAAAAATTCAAAAATATGAAAAGGGAAATTGA
- a CDS encoding CoA-binding protein, with the protein MSKLNRFISPKTIAVIGASENLQKSAGRVLVNLMKTNFKGEIFLVNPKYENILGMRCYHSILQIEEQVDLACIIVPAKNVPIVMESCIEKGVKAVMILSSGFSENGIEGRKLEESIHRMIKGKDIAVYGPNAPGLFSYCKQWGISFSPRFEPKQFRRGNVGLISHGGSLGRAIIDSNEKGIGFSYWFSPGNEIDVNFNDCLEFLIDDPHTQTILLVIESFFEEKRFFDLIHKAYEKNKPVILLSIGTTNESISAIRFHLGKEMKTPFPWEVIQHPGLIKVDSIDEIVSLAWLFEYYQQMRGIRTVVFSWAGGASIYLADLCKRNHIHLPDLSNKLKRKFAELIKIKDYYINPLDLTTTVYDDLTLLSDCLNYISESEEFDNIIVLFPFQVDYQNEFLAKEILKIIVEKEKIIIPIFLSQGYQNELSLDLIKEKKLPYFVNEQTAIKVLSKFLEYKGFSDEWGKKDGKAHSNK; encoded by the coding sequence ATGAGTAAGCTTAATCGTTTTATTTCACCAAAAACTATTGCCGTGATCGGTGCATCAGAAAATTTGCAAAAAAGCGCTGGCAGAGTATTAGTGAATTTAATGAAAACTAATTTTAAAGGTGAAATATTTTTAGTTAATCCAAAATATGAAAATATTTTAGGAATGAGGTGTTATCATTCAATATTACAAATTGAAGAACAGGTCGATTTAGCCTGCATCATTGTTCCAGCTAAAAACGTGCCAATTGTGATGGAGAGCTGTATTGAAAAAGGTGTAAAAGCAGTAATGATTTTGAGTTCTGGATTTTCAGAGAACGGTATTGAAGGACGTAAGCTGGAAGAATCAATACATCGGATGATTAAAGGGAAGGATATTGCTGTTTATGGTCCAAATGCTCCGGGTCTTTTTTCATACTGTAAGCAATGGGGAATATCGTTTTCTCCAAGATTTGAACCTAAACAATTTAGACGTGGGAACGTCGGTTTAATTAGTCACGGGGGAAGTTTGGGAAGAGCGATTATTGATTCAAATGAAAAGGGGATTGGATTTAGTTATTGGTTTTCTCCAGGAAATGAAATTGATGTGAACTTCAATGACTGTCTTGAGTTTTTAATAGATGACCCGCATACACAGACTATTTTACTTGTTATCGAAAGCTTTTTTGAGGAAAAAAGGTTTTTTGATTTAATTCATAAAGCTTATGAGAAAAATAAACCGGTTATTTTATTATCGATTGGTACGACAAATGAGTCTATCTCTGCGATTCGTTTCCATTTAGGAAAGGAAATGAAAACCCCTTTTCCGTGGGAAGTGATTCAACACCCCGGGCTCATTAAAGTGGATTCAATTGATGAAATCGTCTCCCTTGCTTGGTTATTTGAATATTATCAACAAATGAGGGGAATTAGGACCGTTGTTTTCTCATGGGCCGGCGGGGCATCTATCTATTTAGCTGATTTATGTAAAAGAAATCATATTCATTTACCTGACTTATCTAATAAACTTAAAAGAAAATTTGCGGAACTAATTAAAATTAAAGATTACTATATCAATCCGTTAGATTTAACGACGACTGTATATGATGATTTAACTTTGCTTTCAGATTGTCTTAACTATATTTCCGAATCAGAGGAGTTTGACAATATTATTGTCCTGTTTCCGTTTCAGGTTGACTATCAAAATGAATTTTTAGCAAAAGAAATATTAAAAATTATTGTAGAAAAGGAAAAGATCATCATCCCGATCTTTTTATCACAAGGTTATCAAAATGAATTATCTTTAGACTTAATTAAAGAAAAGAAACTTCCTTACTTTGTCAATGAACAAACAGCAATAAAAGTATTATCGAAATTTTTGGAATATAAAGGCTTTTCTGATGAATGGGGGAAGAAAGATGGAAAAGCTCATTCAAATAAATGA